GCGATGCATGTTATTGAATCCTAACATTTCTCGAATACATGTCAATACATAATCTGTTATTCTATATCTTCCAGTTGAAACAAACGGAGCAACATGGCTGTTAACGTGTACGCCACAAATATGACATCCGACAATCTCAGTCGTCACGACATGCTTGCGTGGGTAAATGACTGCCTACAGTCCTCGTTCACCAAGATCGAAGAACTCTGCACTGGAGCTGTCTATTGTCAATTTATGGACATGCTCTTCCCAAGCAGTGTACCTTTGAAAAGGGTCAAGTTCAAGACTAATCTGGAACATGAATATATacagaatttcaaaattctccAAGGTGGCTTCAAAAAGATGAACGTGGATAAGGTAcgagcaaattattttatcttctttcCTCTAGCTAGCTCGGACAAATTACTTTAAGGATATAGGCCTATATTCAGAAGTGTCTAATGATGTCAATATGctgtttattattctatttttgttatataaaaaacaaagagaatAACATAAGAGCACATTAAGCATATTCTGAATATAGGCCAGTAAATAGATGGCGCAAAAGATTTATCCAtaagaataaagattttagacagatattaaaaagtaaactaTTGTGAGGTAAGATACTGTGTGGTAGAAACTGCAACATTACTTCAAGATCTAAAAATTGCATTGTCCCACGTGTAATAGCGTAAATTTTGCGCGAGGCTGGTTGAAATTGCGTACTGATACGACTGTGAAAATGGTCCAGGTAATACCAGTGGACAAGCTGATAAAAGGGCGCTTTCAAGATAACTTTGAGTTTCTACAGTGgttcaaaaagttttttgaTGCAAATTACGACGGACGTGAATATGACGCTTACGAAGCACGTGGCTGCATACCGCTAGGTTCTGGCGTGGATGGAACGCACACTTTGTCGAATCCTCAATTGGTACCCTTGCCGCCACAAACGAAACAGCTGCAAATGCAACAAAGACACATACAGCAACGTAACATCGTTCCGCGGCAGCAGGGTATATTGTTGCAGTCTCGATTTTTTACGCGGCCGCTTCTTGCATGCTGCTGTATGTTTAGACAATATTTTCCAAAAACAAAACACATACATGCACATGCACATGCAATTTATAGTACAATaacatatttcataatttgtttCAGTCACGTTATTTTAAATCtcattttaaatatgcataaaCGTGGTATAAgctatttttatagtattatatgcaaatatacaTACTTCACATTATATgcactttttaatttgtcacaCCACAAAAGATCCAACAGAAATCAAATTAATCTGTAGAAGATGTAGAAataagtacatatatattcatacGTAAATCATTGATGTGtactgttatataatatatagattaggatgttaaatatttcctcatttatttttacatttatttactataGAGCGTGATAAGAATTCCAAAtctctgtttatttttaatactgtaaggaaatatttttttaatgttgaaatCGATTTTAATATAGAACCGTGTTCATTTAgaaatcatttatatttaatttaattttcttttgttgcaCACGTCTTTCGCTCCTCCTTTGCAGATTGTGCCAATTGATAGGCTGGTGAAAGGCAGGTTCCAAGACAACTTTGAGTTTTTACAATGGTTCAAGAAATTCTTTGACGCAAACTACTCGGGAGCAGAGCCGTACGATGCGCTTGCTATGCGAGGAGGGGAACCTATGGGTAGTGGCGGAAATAATGCACCTCGTGGTGGTTCTAACATGAAACGTGCTTCCCCACGTGACACAGTAAATTCAGCTAAATCGGCTCCTCGTCCTACTGGTACATTACTTAATGACTTTACTCTttgatgcaaaaaaatattgagacaGATTGAATTTCAGTGAACATATAATCCTAGAATGAGATATATAGAGTTTTAacactattaaaaatttaataatatcgaaAGAGAATAGTTCCTTTACAGATGCAATTTGAAAACTTGTACGTTAACACGGATTTTGTACTAATCAATGACTTGGTTGCTTGATTATCCTTTGATCAAATTACGTTTGAAAATCTAATTGATCTTACACTGCAAAAAGGCAAgctaaatattacaaaataaaatggaaTCAATGTAAGGGaggattaaattatttttaaaaattattctgtaaTGTTATGAGATCCGTAATAGGAATTCAATTTACATATTTCCCAATTGCTAAATACTTCGACGGGAATTTCAATTATCAGTTATAGCATAATACGTTATCAATAACATGAAATGAAATTTGCCTTTAGGTGAGGGACATCCATCTACCATGCGTGCAGATAGTACAAATACTTTaggtgaaatttaatatctctttttgtttttaattgtaattctcACTACTTATATTTTGCTTCTCTAGCTCcgtatatgttttttaatactgaGGTATATGAAGGAAAGTATAGAGTAAGTTTATGTGTGTGTTCCTAGTAGGTCGTTCACTGATTACATTTGACTGATAGTTTCATTAATACTGATTATTGTAGTatgtgaagaaaaaaatattgagacaGATTGAATTTCAGTGAACATATAATCCTAGAATGAGATATATAGTTACAATATATTGTTCCCTCACTCCGATGCAAGTACTATCATTTCTATTAATTCAGCATCATGATAATCAtttgtattaacaataatttataatcattgtCACTgtcataatttcttaatacattatattattatacatattaatatgtaatgatCCACACACGGACAGTATCATGTTATAAATCTGGatatgaaatgttttaaagccatttttatatttcgattTTGAATATGCGTGCTGTTCGAGTGAGAatcatttcttatttcttaggAGCACTTGtcttacaattttcttttactacataataaaaagatatatatatatacatatatgtatgtatgtataaaaataaaaatctatatgtacatatatatatatatatgtatgtatgtatgtatgtatgtatgtatgtgtatatatatatatctgtaagATTTTAATGTGATTGTAAAATACACACATTGTGCATGATTTTGAGCTGTATTTTTGCATGCATTTTTTGCTTGCTACAAAATAgcttatatatttgtatacagaTGCTTTGTTCTACATAAGTTACAATCAAgatacaacaaaaaattattttgatttatattacagaagtacaaataattattttttttttattttaagataatattttaatgcaatgtattttctttatccaGTAAATAAAGTTCAGCCATCGTACCGTGCACAATCTAAAAACACAGTCGGTAACCGTGGAGATAATGGAAAAATTGAAGAGCTCAGTGCACAggtattatacaatattttgtttaacatatattttagcaataaatttttttctgtgtttttcaatcaaaattaatgaaatcttTTAGTTGGTTGAACTGAAAATGTCAGTCGAAGGTCTggaaaaggagagagattTCTATTTCGGAAAATTACGTGACATAGAAGTCATGTGCCAAGATTGCGACAATAGCGGTGATCCTCCACctattgtacaaaaaattttagaagtcCTTTATGCAACAGAggtaatttatgtaataaatttgctAATTGGAATCTTTTATAAACTTCAAGTTATATCtccatttatttttcttttcaggaTGGCTTTGCACCACCTGAAGAATTGGAAGGCGATGGACTTGCGCCCGACGACGAGGAGGAATAttaacctttttttatttacggaTGTAACTGAAATGAACAACAGCAAATTATCCAAGTGCGTTTCAGTGCGTTTACTATGCCTGCGAGCCAGTATCACTATCCcttgcataattaattatataagctATTTTACATGAGCAAATTCAACAGTTTTTAGCGGATACGTATGTTTTGTTAATAAAGTTCACCAAATTCATCAAGATTCGCACGacattaaaatagatttaagtTGAGTAGTGCACTTGAATAACTTGTTCTTTATTGGCCGTTGACGCGTGcgtgaaaggaaagaaaaaatgaaggaaattggagaaaaaaaatcaactaGAATAATCTATCACAAATTATGACAATTCCTTATATAGCGTTAAAATGGGAGTAGAATTCCGAAGATCAATGGCTCTCAAATTGTCTCAAAAATTTATGGATACCGATACCTATTGATGTTATCCGCATCCGTACTGTTACGTAGCGACTTACGTTAACTACACACTTTTTTAATGCGTGAGTGTTCTGTTTGTACATGTATTAAGTTTGTATCAATAATGAATCACGAAGCTCCCATCAACAAATTTGTCTTCTGAAATCATCTAAAATATTAGTCTTATTGAGGAGTTCGGTTAAAAGCTGCTCAATTTGTTTCACTCGTTTTCTATGTGCAATATGACCAATGCACTCAGTGTTTCGTGTGAAGCAATAGGTTTTCATCGTCAGCGAGATAAATTTcgataatgttaataattaaaatctcaataattCCGCTTTAACATTCTATCTGCATCTATCATAGAAGCTATTACATATTTGTAGGGATACGAACACATGCGTATAGCTCAGATATTTTGATTTCAGTAAATTAGGCAGTGTGCGCTTCATGGAGACAGATTGTGCGAAACAAAACGCGGTACGCTTATGCACTCGATTATTGAATTTCAAAGATGTGAAAGAGTTAGAACTCATATTGAAAGATTCATCTATTAATGTTTATCCCAtacaaattgatttttaaaaataaacgatcATGTTTGCATCTCCATGACAGTCTCTCGGGATATAAGAATGGCCTTAAAACGCGGTGAATTTGAGATTCCGATAAGATACTCGGAATCTAGTAAGCGTAAACAATTTCTTCATTATGTCGTAGAAGCACTATCGATACTACTGTCTCACTTtcgtaaaaaaagtttgtaaaatCATACGTATTGAGAGCAGACGAATGAGAGGGACAACGACCGAAAGAATTACGACATGTAGACGTTTTGTGAACGCTTACGTGTTTTGGCATGTGTGTgcgtttcaatattatttgtttcgaTCGTTGAGATCAACATTGTAGATGCGTTATAAAATCGTCGATTATCATGAAATAATTGTCTAAGATGTAATTGCATTACGTTCTACATCTTTATTAGATTCCAGCAAGAAAAAAGGATACAGTTTGGCTTGCGTTCTGTTCATTGCTCTATATGCACGCAAATGtgctccaaaattaaaaattttaatgccgatataataaacgtttaataaaatcgACCAAAATGCGGATTGTTTTCGAATCCTTAAATGTTTcgaaatatttgatacaagaaaatcaagaatattgatatctttttaattataattttttaaatgtaaattcacGAGAGGTTatacgagaaagagagaaaagtctTGAATATGCTAAGTTAtaatcttgtaattatttagtaaaattacataaatacatataatataaaaaacaaaactgtcaaataaattatccatcgtaaaaaaaattaattttaatgtagaaacgtaacaaaattttttcatatattgattataagatgtatattggaaataatagaaataattgtaaatcttGAAATTCGGTTAAAGTTTGCAAGAATGCGCtttcaaatatttacgaatatttaaaaatttcttaaaaattttttacttaaaaatatatatatacaaaattttttaaaataaattattaatttttagattagattaaataaaacaaatttttacgatattttctGCTAGTAGacgatatttaaattaaagttttttttaactctgCGAATAAGACTGCATTTTCTATAAATGCATCATATGTGACTTTTCTACTAATTAACTCGCGTGCAAGTCAGCGAAAAGATACATCACAGGTTTGATTCTCTTCTCTGGATTCGAAAAATCGTTGTGGCCCCTTGTATATAAGACGCCGTTTACATGCTCTTAATCGTTACGTTACTGTCCGTGAAACTTGCTTTCCCAGTTTGCGCGCTCAACATCTCGCAGTCACGAAAGTATCGGCTTCGTTCGCGCGTGATTGAATATCCATCAGAAGTACAGCAACTGCGAAGAACATCATTCTAGAACATTGCAGCACGTGAACGTGAAAAAATTGACAGTCAACAACAATAGGAACGAGTTCACTATCTAGCTTTTGTATTTCCGAAAGGTAATTGAagttagaatttaaaaacaggcaaattataaatatcattcTTTATCTCGAAATCTCAAAGAATCTGATCGGTAACTAGTAGAAAAGTTCTCTATTCTATGCTTTAAACAGATTGCAAAGAAAGATTATATgtaccaatttttatataattgaagggatcgattatttaataaaactctgTCATTGTAGATAAATAGCACCAAAATCAATTGGAAATTTATGTACTAATCAGTGTATGTGATATTTGAAACTCTGTCCTTTCTGACCTAAACATTCCAAACACTCGATCGAATTGTCTTGTAGAATCAACAAAGAAAGAAGTATATTAGGTTTTGTCGAATAATGTTTCGAAACAAATTCCAATAAGCTAATTTATCaacaaagaagaaataaacgaTTTGCGACcgcagattatttttatttttatttatgccgTAGGAGTTTCTCTGAGTTGGTAATGCGTTTGTAAAGCAATTTATCACTTTTATCGATGGTCAAATATCTTAGAAGatgcttataaaatattcactatctcttgaattatttttacataattttttttttttaagaaacgtaataagatacatttcaaaaaataatcaattacatACGCTATTacatataatcaataataatatagcaaTCAATCTCtgtttgaaataatatctataatatggatattgaaaatttcatatattttttaaattaatcatgtgtgtgtgtaaacacATGTTCATTACGTGTTcaacgaaaaaattatttcttttttttatattgtgccGATAGGCACAAGATTTGACGGTCAAGACGATTTGCTGTATGAAACAAAAACACGATAAAAGTCGAAAAAGACAAACATCGTGGCTACGATAACGAGAGAACTCGTGTAAATAAATGAGTAAAATGATAGTGGTCGACTTAGATTTTTACTAAACATCGCACAGACATAACTCTTAATTATCATTTGATATAGTGTAAACATACAGTTGCGTAAGATATATACATTAACTATTACCTGCTTAATTATAAACTCCCGAAatcaaaaaataactaaataaaactactaatatgaaatgttacattattaatcccttgttttttaatttataaactttacttGAAATCATATCTCTAAGCATTAAAAATAGAGCGGACAATTTCAAGACATTTTAATTGCGCGAAtctgttaataatattgatttcgCTAATCTAAAGTTCAAGTTATGCTACATCACATTGAttatgtgattaaaaaattgaactaTTAATCAATTCATTAAAtcattatatatctatttgttaattcatatatataatcatttatgttaaagatttaatatctAGATACAGAATTCaaattaagtatattatttgttttaacgtATACGTAATTTCCTAAATGCTTTAACTTGTTGCgacatattacattttattacatactttatttcattatatccTATCAGTATCATTAAACTAGCGTCTGTTTGACTTACGAGaggaaaattacattaaattgtcattatctattaaattacaaaatttcgaATGTGGGAAAAATATCATTGATAAAGCTGGGtcagcaaattatttttacttgtatatCATACACATTTATGTTATGTGCATTTCTGACgaggtttttaaaaattgtggaCTGCgtccaattttataaaatcgagATAAATTACAGcatattgcaaataattagcaaaaattatttttgtaaactatcaatttacaaaaaattttattttgtttcagtAATAAATTGGcacagataaataaaatcttccCGATTAAAACGACAtgctttaaaattacaaacattaaaatttatggacataaaaattataaattacatacattaagttttaacttaattatttttaagtatattcttTGCTGTTTGTTgcactacacacacacacacgcgcgcacgcgcacaaattaaatatcaaattttgttttaatcaaatataattttctgaaaaaaattgttgaaagcCAGTATAAATCATCAATGTAACttcatttatacataaatatatatgaatataagaaaaactGTGCCTAAATTAATGTTGCGtgataaaatctataaaacataacttctaaatatttttcggCGAAACACTACATTGATATGTCGGTGATCGTGTGCATATTATGTTTTGCGACGAGAATATAGGATTTCTTTCGGCGTTCCGCCCTGATAAGCCGAGGTCGTGCCTTctcgataataatttatcatcgtCGCTTTCTTCATTGtctattttgtatttctgAGTCATTAGGACTTAACTTGAGTCATTAAGAATCAACGggggaaaattttattcatgtgCTCTGATCGCGGACTGTCATCAGCGTACTGTCTCcgtataaacattatttattcaaatccATTGCAAAATCTTGTGTTACacaaaacatttacattttacataaattttccgtaaacattattaaaccTCTACATAGATGGTGAAAGCGAAATAATTAAACCAAAACTAATGAAATGatgtaacattaaaacattaaaacatttgaaagATGACGCGGTCTTACTTTatcgttttaaaattaaattgatagtTAATATgaataagtttatttatactattttaaatattattgtagatATTTATTCACTTCCGATATAAACATGGCCACGGCAAGTTCGTCAAAGACAGTAAGCATTccaaattttatgtgtaaaaatattccAATGAATGACTGAACAAGTTATTATTCTCTCGTATCGTTAGACAATTGACGAGACATCACAGAAAGATTATACGTGGATGGAACTGAGATTGCTGCAATTAATCGTGATACAAAGCAGATTGGGTCAGACAATGCTGAAACTCGTGGATAATTTCCTATGGACTGTAGAAAAGTGTGCAGAATGGAGCTTACCTAGACATGGAGAAGGTGCGATTTACGAATGGTTTTAAATCCATTTTAAGTATGTTTTGAacgaaaaatagttttttttttcgacaacTGAATTTAATCCATATTTTAGATGAAAATCGAAAAGACTCGGGAAAACCGCATCTCGTGAGACCATTGCCATGGCTTTTGTTTCTGCCGAGCTTAGTGCTGCTGCGTGTAATGAGAGTGACAGTGAATATAGGTGCTTTCATATTTGGTTACTCTCAAATCACGCCGAGTGGAATGGTACGTCCATTTTTACGTGATTCATAGTGGTAAcgttatcaaattaatttaaaaaaattaataaaggcAAGCACAAACAAGTTTTATAGTGCCTTGATTTTTCcgctacaaaaaattttattttgtttcagtAATAAATTGGcacagataaataaaatcttccCGATTAAAACGACatgctttaaaattataaacattaaaatttatggacataaaaattataaattacatacattaagttttaacttaattatttttaagtatattcttTGCTGTTTGTGCactacacacacgcacgcgcgcgcgcgcgcgcgcgcacgcgcacaaattaaatatcaaattaaatattgctaaagcagttttaaaattcattaagtgttatttaatagcatctcttttattttattcgtgttcaattatttccgtttttttttatcatttgacatatttttcggCAGATAAAATTCGTACAGCTAAGTCGTAGACATCTGAACGCCGCGATGAacaaaaggaaagagagacagGAGAGCAAGGTAAGATGAGTATTTTTTGTCGATGAAATGTAATGAATGCAACAATTGcagaaagataataaaattagcacGATAATAGTCTCGGTGGTGCGTGTAGGACAAGAAATTATCGATGAACGAGGCCAAGAAGGCTCTGATCAGGTCCATTCGTCTGACTTTGTCAAGCCTATCCTGCTTGGATACATCCAAATCCTCTCCGTCACCACCGCCCACTAAAATTCACGTTAGTAGCATCCTCGATCCCGATTCAGTAAGTAAAACGTATCCGTCGGTCTTATCCAATGTAAATCACGTATGTGTTcaattgtatgtttttttgtacaattttataaatattataatctatcttttttccaagtatttttattaactttttgttcGCACATCTTTGTGtttctaattgtttatttcaaaaattgatatctttcgacaaattttgtgtttatCTGCTGTTAAAAATcctaagaaagaaatatttaagatgatcataaatggaaaatttaaGTGTTTTCACGATtacttttttaagtattattttcaacaaatcttttcattatattttgagattaataaaatattcgataaaacaaagaaaaaattttttcaaggtAACAATGACATCGGAAGAAAAACCAATAACGGAATCAAAGGATTCTACAGAAGTAAAAGATTCAACGAATGCATtggaagaagaagaggaggaggaggaggagactCTTAATGAGAAGATTGATCGACTCGCTTTGGAGAACAGCGAGGATGATGAGGATTTTGACGTGAGTGACCAGGTTtcacatttttgtttaatattccATGTTTA
This DNA window, taken from Monomorium pharaonis isolate MP-MQ-018 chromosome 6, ASM1337386v2, whole genome shotgun sequence, encodes the following:
- the LOC105837352 gene encoding microtubule-associated protein RP/EB family member 1 isoform X1, whose protein sequence is MAVNVYATNMTSDNLSRHDMLAWVNDCLQSSFTKIEELCTGAVYCQFMDMLFPSSVPLKRVKFKTNLEHEYIQNFKILQGGFKKMNVDKIVPIDRLVKGRFQDNFEFLQWFKKFFDANYSGAEPYDALAMRGGEPMGSGGNNAPRGGSNMKRASPRDTVNSAKSAPRPTGEGHPSTMRADSTNTLVNKVQPSYRAQSKNTVGNRGDNGKIEELSAQLVELKMSVEGLEKERDFYFGKLRDIEVMCQDCDNSGDPPPIVQKILEVLYATEDGFAPPEELEGDGLAPDDEEEY
- the LOC105837352 gene encoding microtubule-associated protein RP/EB family member 1 isoform X3 — protein: MAVNVYATNMTSDNLSRHDMLAWVNDCLQSSFTKIEELCTGAVYCQFMDMLFPSSVPLKRVKFKTNLEHEYIQNFKILQGGFKKMNVDKIVPIDRLVKGRFQDNFEFLQWFKKFFDANYSGAEPYDALAMRGGEPMGSGGNNAPRGGSNMKRASPRDTVNSAKSAPRPTVNKVQPSYRAQSKNTVGNRGDNGKIEELSAQLVELKMSVEGLEKERDFYFGKLRDIEVMCQDCDNSGDPPPIVQKILEVLYATEDGFAPPEELEGDGLAPDDEEEY
- the LOC105837352 gene encoding microtubule-associated protein RP/EB family member 1 isoform X2 is translated as MAVNVYATNMTSDNLSRHDMLAWVNDCLQSSFTKIEELCTGAVYCQFMDMLFPSSVPLKRVKFKTNLEHEYIQNFKILQGGFKKMNVDKVIPVDKLIKGRFQDNFEFLQWFKKFFDANYDGREYDAYEARGCIPLGSGVDGTHTLSNPQLVPLPPQTKQLQMQQRHIQQRNIVPRQQVNKVQPSYRAQSKNTVGNRGDNGKIEELSAQLVELKMSVEGLEKERDFYFGKLRDIEVMCQDCDNSGDPPPIVQKILEVLYATEDGFAPPEELEGDGLAPDDEEEY
- the LOC105837352 gene encoding microtubule-associated protein RP/EB family member 1 isoform X4, which translates into the protein MERTLCRILNWYPCRHKRNSCKCNKDTYSNVTSFRGSRIVPIDRLVKGRFQDNFEFLQWFKKFFDANYSGAEPYDALAMRGGEPMGSGGNNAPRGGSNMKRASPRDTVNSAKSAPRPTGEGHPSTMRADSTNTLVNKVQPSYRAQSKNTVGNRGDNGKIEELSAQLVELKMSVEGLEKERDFYFGKLRDIEVMCQDCDNSGDPPPIVQKILEVLYATEDGFAPPEELEGDGLAPDDEEEY
- the LOC105837355 gene encoding uncharacterized protein LOC105837355 isoform X2, giving the protein MATASSSKTTIDETSQKDYTWMELRLLQLIVIQSRLGQTMLKLVDNFLWTVEKCAEWSLPRHGEDENRKDSGKPHLVRPLPWLLFLPSLVLLRVMRVTVNIGAFIFGYSQITPSGMIKFVQLSRRHLNAAMNKRKERQESKDKKLSMNEAKKALIRSIRLTLSSLSCLDTSKSSPSPPPTKIHVTMTSEEKPITESKDSTEVKDSTNALEEEEEEEEETLNEKIDRLALENSEDDEDFDPTKYSSSDTSNDDDVENSDGNVSPTEILDIQNANKAFQKNLKNDIEQFLKAEQTSELAPKQEFIEPVCGKRSSAKESRDKVEERLATSQRIESPECYTPDRSSQEGDPIFYSPISSDSDAPKECSMSSVSVTEQCVSRKILKTNINGEARFISTSTTSESKSSRQINNGAVMEKRSINVSKSHKGKRTNHGNRKKK
- the LOC105837355 gene encoding uncharacterized protein LOC105837355 isoform X1; translated protein: MATASSSKTTIDETSQKDYTWMELRLLQLIVIQSRLGQTMLKLVDNFLWTVEKCAEWSLPRHGEDENRKDSGKPHLVRPLPWLLFLPSLVLLRVMRVTVNIGAFIFGYSQITPSGMIKFVQLSRRHLNAAMNKRKERQESKDKKLSMNEAKKALIRSIRLTLSSLSCLDTSKSSPSPPPTKIHVSSILDPDSVTMTSEEKPITESKDSTEVKDSTNALEEEEEEEEETLNEKIDRLALENSEDDEDFDPTKYSSSDTSNDDDVENSDGNVSPTEILDIQNANKAFQKNLKNDIEQFLKAEQTSELAPKQEFIEPVCGKRSSAKESRDKVEERLATSQRIESPECYTPDRSSQEGDPIFYSPISSDSDAPKECSMSSVSVTEQCVSRKILKTNINGEARFISTSTTSESKSSRQINNGAVMEKRSINVSKSHKGKRTNHGNRKKK
- the LOC105837355 gene encoding serine/threonine-protein kinase rio2 isoform X3, with translation MATASSSKTTIDETSQKDYTWMELRLLQLIVIQSRLGQTMLKLVDNFLWTVEKCAEWSLPRHGEDENRKDSGKPHLVRPLPWLLFLPSLVLLRVMRVTVNIGAFIFGYSQITPSGMIKFVQLSRRHLNAAMNKRKERQESKVTMTSEEKPITESKDSTEVKDSTNALEEEEEEEEETLNEKIDRLALENSEDDEDFDPTKYSSSDTSNDDDVENSDGNVSPTEILDIQNANKAFQKNLKNDIEQFLKAEQTSELAPKQEFIEPVCGKRSSAKESRDKVEERLATSQRIESPECYTPDRSSQEGDPIFYSPISSDSDAPKECSMSSVSVTEQCVSRKILKTNINGEARFISTSTTSESKSSRQINNGAVMEKRSINVSKSHKGKRTNHGNRKKK